The nucleotide window TACATCTTTTTATTGTGCAGAGAtcacaataacatttttttaaacttacaaTTAAGTAACTTAAAATTTAATTACTGTGGCATAGTTGAAATGATGAGATGAGCATAGAAAGACAggcaaaaaagaaattaaaaagagagaaagaaaaagattagGGGAAAACAGATTATGAATTTTGGTTAATATACTAGGGAACATGAACATTATTCTTTTTatgctgagggaacatagggtTATCTATGTTGTTCAAGCTCAGTGTTATGTATGTGGCTAATGATGTTCATGACATTACTAATGCCAACTTTGGTCATGTCAGTGTACATTTTCATGAATATGATCATTaacaccatttcagatatttaCTGAGCATACACTGTTAGATTATGCATTTTTTCTACTGGCACTCAACAGAGGTATGGAAAATATTTGTGTAGAGGGAAACTAGGGTTGTGGGATCATAGGGTGGACCTTgatgaaatgcagcaaatgaTGACATTCAGCCTGCTAACTTAACATTTCCATACCAGGCCAAGACCAGAATAGGCCAAAATAACAGAGAGAAGCTCACGATATAAGGTTTTAATTtgtaaaacagaaaatttaATCTCCTCACATGGCTAACAAGAGACTTCAAAACACCATGGCTCACACCAACAGGCCTGAGTAAACAACACCTGAAATgtagctttaatttatttagttagttagttggtCTAACATGAATAAGTAAAATGGCACTCAAAAGCTTAAGTGTGTTCTAGAAATCGATTTTTCAGTCCTGCTTTGGCCCCTCTGTGCACCTTTGGTAATCTACTTTCATGGTTAATGATAACAGCTCGAGTTTGTTGTATAAAAGCAGGTTTATCGgcttaataacaaaaaaaaaagtctttctttctgttctaGTTACAGCATCTGTCTGGGTTCTAGTTTATGCATTTTGTAAATGCATAAACGTCACTGGAAATCAGACATTAAcatggaatttatttattcatgatgGGAGATGCCTGTAAAAACTGATGCAGACATAATCGGGCTTTCTATTCACTTCACAGAGGGAAAGAATTCTCAATATTGAAAGAATCTGCAACCTGCTGCGGAGGGTGAGTAATACTTGTTTTTCACCTGGTGGTGGATGATGAGTAACAGAGGGACATCAGAAAAACCTTGAGCATTTGTTTCTGTGACTGTTGTGAAAATCACATGTACCATCCCCATTATCCAGCATCACCGCTCTGCCTCCACCTTTTTCCCCATCGCGTCCACATACATCACATCTTGAGTCGTAAACTTTACCTACAGGCGGTTCAGAGGCTTTATTAGGACATCTTCGATATAGCTGCAGTAACATCTgggaaacaacaacacaaccacTTTAACAGACATATTTAGCTATGCAGCCTTTGGTCAGCTTGCTCTAATTGCCCAAATATCTTTCCTTACCTGAAAAGGATTTTCTATTCTTTATCTGTCCTTGATCTCTTGACTTCTATctgtttctattttgttttttcaatggGGCATCTGTGAAATGACAAATGTTGCTCTCCAAGGAATTTCTTAACCCTAATGTTCAAAATGGACCGCATGGGAAGAAAGTCTTTTGCTCATAATGGGAAAGACGGTCAGAGAGGAACTAAAGTTAATGTAGTAACTGATTTACAGCTTTTTACCCACAAGtgtgatgatttattgattgattccTTGCTCTAAAGGGTAATATTCCACTGCTGCCGGCCCTCAAATGAGATCAAACAGTGCaagatgcagtttttttctcagtactAAAGAGATATattgttactgttttgttgCTCAAGTGTTTTAGGAAACATTGCACTGAAAGCTTTCTGGGGAATCCCCATTCCAGgcgcacgcgtgcacacacacagacacacacacacagattttgctctgtgtcctgtgtttgtgtgggacacagaaacacacagggaaagcCATAATTAGCTGTACGTGCTGAAAGCTGGCTCTAAATAACTCCCTGTTCTTGGTAGCTGGTGGTGCCAGAATACTCCATCCATGGACTCTTCTGCCTGATGTTCATGTGCGCTGGAGAGTGGGTCACCCTCGGCCTCAACATCCCCCTGCTGTTATACCACCTCTGGAGGTACGCAGCGCCCCGTAACACATTTCTAAAAATGGTTTCTGTCAGCCCGTGTGGCGCTGGGTGAACCTCCTCTCTGCccttttttcaggtttttccaTCGTCCGAGAGATGGGTCAGAAGTCATGTATGATCCTGTGAGCGTGATGAATGCAGATATTCTCAATTACTGTCAAAAGGAGTCCTGGTGTAAGCTCGGCTTTTACCTGGTGTCTTTCTTCTACTATCTCTACAGGTAGGGGTAAATCCAAATCGTTTCAGTGCACAACACATTATTAATTGAATTTAgctgtgcttaaaaaaaaaaaaaaaaaaaaaattgataaagcTGAGTATCACAATATGTATTTGCAAAGCTATATCGATTCCTGCAACCATTTTATTGATGATTATCAtttatgcacttcatttttATATGACATCTACATtatatgttatattttattgtttgaaattgttttgagtcagtttgtccctcaatttattatacatgctgCATGTTGTCATTGTCTCTCTTTAAGCTCTGTTTATACATTCTCAGTGAATTATTGCAGTGTATCATGCCACACATGATATAGTGGCCCATGCTGCATATTGCATTGTGAGGCTCTTGCCTATATCCAGCCCTGTAATTCAACAGGTTTCTTGTCTTCATTTGATTGACACATGTGAACTCTTTGGCCTGGAGGCAACTGTGTGTAGTTTGCAAGGAAACTAAATGAAATAttgttctctctccctgtctctgttgCCACATCTGCTTCCCGCTGAAAGTATGGTCTACGCCTTGGTGAGCTTCTAACAGAGGAGAGAAGCctcagagacaaaaacaaaaggtctGTCAGAAAGACAATGAGGAATTCATGGAGAgctcactttttttctcctctctccgtGTATGAGTCCCATCACTGGCCTGGGTTTACACCAATCTAACCTTGGATGAAAGAAGAAGACCTTTCCGAGTAATAATGTGAATGTAAAGGGTTTTTCTTGCCTCCACTTGATTATATCGCTTTAGCCCAGATATTGCCACTGGATGGCTGGACAAAGTGTTTCAGGAGTGAAATGAGACAGAATGAGAACATAGACAGTGCTTGTGTTGCCTTTGACCCATTACATGATCTAACAATATTTCTGAAGGGCTGGAGTTACCCCATGCTGCTCTTAACTGATCCAGTCACTCAACTCACTGTGAACCTCCAAACACTTAGGGGCTAAAACACAATTTGATGCATGCTTTGATTATGAGAACATGCTACAAAGCGAGATGATTTTGGTATTATTCCCTGCATTCAGGATGACAGACACCTCCAATATCAGATCATTGCTTTGATTGTTACAGGTTGATTAACAGAATAAAAATTTACAGAACTCTTCAGCACTGTAAGAGCACAGTTTTGATCGGTTTTTAATTGGGAAATGATCATGGACACCCTGGGGCTTGAAACGAGGGAGGCCCATGTCAACGCAGCGTTCCCCCAGCCTCTCCCTAAAGCAAAGACAAATTTCACGCTGTTACACAAAATCACTAAGGAATTAAGTAGTAGTTTGACTTTACCGGTCAATGCTTGTAATGTGTGGTTATTCAAAATAAGTATGTCCATGGCTTAAAATGACTTGTTTCATGCTACATGCTATAGGCTCCATGCTTTCCAGAGCTCCATGCTCAGAGATATAATACCAAAATTACTGTACAAAAAACATAGTGCCACATTAACAGTGAAtcagtgcaaatgaaaacaggaaagaTGAGGACGAGGCCTTCTTTTGATTTTTACTAGCTTCGGTGCATTTGATTTTGGCActatgctttttgtttttaaagaaataaaagggaaaaaaataaacaaaaaaaaaaaaaaaaaagggaaaaaatacaataaaaacaaacattagtCCTGTTGTATTTCTGGCAGCGTGCAGGGAGCGCCTTATTTCTATTTCCAGTGAAGTTTACTCGACTCATCTTTCTAGCATCATCTATACTGTACTCATCTCCGCACTGCTGCATTTCTTTGATCCGAGATAGAAAAATAGACAAGTCATGTagaaaaagcaattaaaaacagcaaaatagcaATGTGATATCATTCATGAGACATATCGATACACACGGTGTTAATCAATGTATGTAATAGCAGTGAGTGGGGCGCAGGTGGCAGATGAGACAATAATAAAGACGTGTACGGCCGTGCAGCAGCGTTTGAATCACAGAAATAAAACGTTGGCTACGGCTGGCTAATCTGAGACGTGGAAAGCTCATACGTCTCTGTTGTGCGACGGCTGCACGGGACAGAGTTGCTAACGCTCCTGTGTTGACTGAGACTTTTGTAAACAGCAAAGCCTTTGCTCATCTGGTGCTGCCTTTGCTATCATGTGTTCATTAGTCTGATCTATTTGTAGATAAGTGGTGGttcaaatgtgtgatttttacCATCAGTAGAAAAGCAGAAACTCTGGAGCCCGGGAGCAAACTGTCATGTTTGTCCAAGCGGCTCCACGTTGTGTTTATTGCTGGTGTCTGTTATGGTAAAAGTTGGACTCGCATAGGGAAAAGCCTCGAATACAAACAGCCTATTAAagtaatatttcatttatagCTTTAACACATCAGcatgaatctgtttttttttttttttttcagtctctaACAGGTAAAATTGCCTCTGGAAAACGTTATTACTGAACACAACATGCTGTCTAAACATGACCGCAGTGCTTTGTGCATCTGCATGTTAGTGCTGTTTCATTGCAAGCACATCACTAAGGATGCCCAGTGTGGACAATATTAAACAGAGTTCAATTCCAAAATCGCAGCTTTATCCTTTGAGAAACGTGGTGCCCACTCTCACACAGTGAGCGTTGCCATGAAAATAAAGCAGATTATGGGTTCCTAATAAACTTGAGTTGCATACAAATGAGTCCCACTTGTCAGCGACAGAATGATTTGTGTTCCTGATGAATTTCAGCGAGCGATTATTTCACCCAAAGTGGAGTGAcagcattttggaataaaactcttCTGCTAATGAAAATATATAGCTTGATAGTCTGCTGATTATTTCaacttcaaaaaacattttgatacTGAATTGTCATTGCTAATTCCGTATATCATAATATGTAATGTATTATGTAAGCACAGCAGCTTTCTTCTCTGTATTtactctctcaaaaaaaaaaaaaaaaaaaaaaaaaaagtcaagaaagCTCCACCACTTGTCAATCACTCTCCATTTCATAACAGTTTGGTAGTGGgtatgcttgttttgttttgtttttcgcATTTTAACTGAActctaacctttttttttttttttttcttttgacctTGCCTAAAGCAACTTTAATAGTCTGTCAATATTCTTGAGGTAGGTATTTATGCCAAGACATAAACAGAACATGTTGTGCCAAAAGATGTTCCCATGGAAGTAAACACAGGACACTGAGACCTCAAAACTCTGCCAACAATGTGAGTCTGTTGAGTCTGGACAATCACTATTAAAGCACAGAAACAGGGGTAAAAGAGGAGAAATATACCGCTAGGTTGAATGTCATTATGTAGTTGCTCAAAATACAGCATtttagaaaatatatttaagtaTATCTATTTGTATCTGTCTTTTATACATTTATCATCACTGTATGCTATAGTAAATTTGGTGgattactttatatttattagaTGATGTACAGTTCATAAACAGCGATTCACATGCAGTATTCTAATAAAATAGTAATGTCAAAATTATCCTCTAGATGTTTCTTATTTACCATTTGTCTCTTGTCGGTGTTTTTGCCTTCTGTGATGAGTTATGCAATCGCAGTGGTTTGCAAAGACTAGAGATGTGCTAGAAGAAGAAAATACACCGTATATACCGAGGCATTTCAAAGCCAGTATAGTGATGATGAAGCGCGGGGTGAAATGGACAGAGCGGAGGAGATGAACTATACCATCTCTCCTCATATAGaaagatgtcaaaaaaaaagagctgcatTTCTGCTGCTTTCAGACACTTTCACCCTGCCTCTTAAAAGCCCCGAAAATAACAGCATCCCATCAAATTGCTCGCAGTtgcttttgaaaatgcatctgCGAGAAAGTCCTCGTCATCGAGAGGCAGCACAAGAGGGATGAGAGCCCCTTGTTAATGTCTACACCATACATTAATAACATTATCACCATATTAAATTATAGTGTGCAAGCTGCCTATTAGATTACATAACAAACTAAATTGATAGATGTGCACTGTGAGGCTACAGATCGCTGAAAAAATGTCAGTTCAAGTGCATTAGTCATACACAATTTGGAGACATGTTGGAGAACAATATGCCGGGTCCACAGTGGTAATTTCTGTCAAACATAAAGAGGGCATCGGATGTAAAGTGCAACAGAGCAGCGGCTCGAGGTCAGCTTTGTGAGCAGTCTGCAAGAGACTGAAAGGTCTCTGCTTGTCTAAATAATGCTTCAGACAGAAAACGGACCCTCTAACAAGGAGGCTTTTTCAAGCCGGCTTTTTCCCTCAGTTTGAAAAGGACATATCATTCCCcgctgtcaccatggaaacaaaaTTGTGTTAGAGATTCCTGTTGACTCACTCTAATGCTCTCactcaaaacagagaaaaatccaattcaagttcatggagtctGGGGTTTATGTGCCCGGCAGCGCCGCTTGCCCGTGCGCCATATCGCTTGTTACACGTCTGCAGCGAGATCAAGGCCAAGATGTACAGCAATTAAATATACACAGTCATGATTTCAGCAAACCCACCGTGTCTACCAGTACGTGCGACTTGctagcacatgcatgcacacacacacacacacacacacacacacacacacacacatgcatgcacacacacgcacacagacagtCGTtggctcactcacacacatgcatctgttTCTCATTCTGTCTCATCCCACGGTTCACACTATTTCACACTAATCATCCTGGGCTCTTCCTTTTTCAGCACCCTCCATGACAATAATTGTCTCAactcctttcccctctctcctacGTCTGTGCTCTCAGAGagatgttgccatggaaactggcTACAACTGATAGGTTTGAAACCTCACGATTGGCATACACAATTGGCAAGAGTGCACACATGCGTGCgcacatacacatttacattcacgcacgcacacacacacacacacacacacacacacacacatacagacacacagacattttgCCCATTCATTATTATGCAACACACTCTAGGGTGTTGTACAGTATTTTATGCTGGTTATACAGGCACGCATAGACAGAAAAGACattgtatgtgcatgtaatCAGGTTCTGaactcattaaaaacaaataatatcaATAAGCCTAATGCTGCATCAAGAGCCATCATGTACAGGTAAtcaaaaatttcaacttttgttttattctaaaaTACAATTACAAAGACAAGAAGACAAAGCCAGCTCAAGAACAAAGGCAATATGTGAGGAGAAATTGAAAAAGACGGAGTGATTCAGAGTAACTTCACTGAAAAAGAGGCAAAACTATAAGGGTGCACTCAGTAGAGTACAGATCTCTGCCATGTGcatctccccttctctggtgcTCCAAAACCAGCTGAGAAGTTAGAACTCAGGTATAAAACAGGGGGTTCAAAGGATTTGAATCACCACATCCACAAGATGTCCGATcctacagtcataactgtgcacaaaaatattaggctgataggcccagtgtCTGCAAGATTAGCTGCTGACTCGGACTTAGGTGAAAAACCCTTTTTTCACCTGCTGGGAGAAggttttcaaaggttttaaaTCACCACAACCATAAGAGGTCCTTAATCAAACAGGCATAACTGTGTGAAAAAATATTCGGTTGACAGGCTCAGTAGTTTgcgagattagctgcagacagatacatacagtggtggaaaaaagttttcggacaccccatgcattcgtgaaatattgcattaagaatcactcttaggtcttcaagtgcaatttcttttagtacagtcacagccaaaatactaaacaaatcctattaaaaacttaaaattgatgggttccataaaaatacataagaaatttcgagtattgggtcattttggtaccagtgatgaaggtcgttctttttattaaaagacacaatttttgttgccaagcttcatgtctatataaagccagcacatttgaaagttcttcagacacaaaaatggctaaaacaaggaacctaacacaggaaacacgcctgaagataaagattctcagccaggaagggtacagctgccgccagatagccaggaagtgcagatgcagtccttcagcagttggatacactctgcagaaatacagacgaaccaacagcttggaagacaaaccaagatctgggcgtccaagggtttcttcagcaagaaatgaccgcatcctgatccgcatgtgcaggcaaaaccgccgaatgacatcacaggagcttcagcagcagaggtcaaaccaaactggtgtccagtgttccacccgcactgcacgtggccgacttttagatcatggcttaaggtcctacaaggctatcaagaagcccctgatcaatgagagacagaggctagcccggcgtcgtcgggcccaggcacacaagaactggacagccaggaactggaagaagattctgtggtcagatgagtccagtttccagctttagttttgttagtttttcttgtaaacaataaacaaaaaaatataatttgtatttgtttgtatctgactaatgcagccacaccttttgaaacacaaaaaagagttttccaaaaatatttcatgataatatttgagattgtgtaaaattttaagggtgtctgaaaacttttttccaccactgtacaccCAAGCACATGATACCCTTCAGGCTGCCACCTGGCagagataataataaataggaaaataaaaaggagaggTGCATCGTGCCCCACTGAGCCCTGAACATGATTCAAATGTTGCAGTCACCTCTCATACAGCTCAGGTTCTTTTAGGCCGTGTGGACCCCAGTTTAAGACCAAGAAATAAGTAAATTATCACAATtagtataaaaatgaattaaataataaattatcaCAATTTGCTATAGCATAAACTGCTGTTAATATCAAGCACATGTAGCAGAGAGGTTCATATGTACAAGGCAATGCTTTATACTTTTTGTCATGCATCTGAGAAGAGGTAGTCTGAGACAGAGACGTCTACTAAACTTTCCCTGTTAAACCGCGTGTAGCCCAGCCTCATTCCAGACGTCTACAGCCATTTAGACAGCTCTGAAACGTCTAATCACTGTAAAATTGTTCAGTGGGTGTATATGAGCAACTGTGACATCTTGTCTGGCGACTGTACTCTGCACATTTACATACCAGGCGAGCCCTGAattcagctgatttttattATAACCACTGAGATTAAGATGTTCTGTTTCTGCGTCTGAATAAGATGttgatacaaataaaaaaaaaaaaaaaaaggcgcaGATGCAGCGCCTCGGGGCTGCTTTAACACTGGCAGGGCGAGTGATCAAGGGATGTGACCCTTTCCAATGGTGTGTGAAACCTGCTCGCACACCGTTATGTATGTAGTGTGGATGATTTATGTGAGTCCAGACAGAGGCTTGAGCATGACTCACACTGACTGTCAGCCGGTGTCTCATTTATAAAAATACCCAAGGATTTCATCTGTACCTGAGTGATCAGTTCGTTTTCAATTAGTGGCCAGAGCGAGCCAtatttattaagaaaaaaaaatcagtttcatcAATAAATTCACTTAGCCAAATTTCAACTCCCTGTCCGTTAAAACAATTAGATAATTTGATTGTCAAAATGCACGTAGGCTGAGTTGAAAACGAACAGCATTGTTATTTATAAACTGTGAATctgtgatgagaaaaaaaatcctattccTGTGCCAGCTCTGGTGCTCTTTAATTAAATAAAGCCTGTTTGAGTGAATCTGATCAATAATAACTATGACTTCTACTTTATCACAGGTATGCTACAGCATAGACGAGTGAAGGTTGTTAATGTATACTCAAAGTCCCGAGGCGAGTCTTGCAGACTAATTTACAGATGGATTATTATTCACTTGTAATTATCTCTCTCATCAGTCTGGTCTGCCCACAACGGATTTTAAGATTAAATTTTAAGATGAAATCCAAGTATATTTTTCATGGATAAGACCCTAAGGCTTTTATATCTTCATTTCCTGTTATGGTCTTTTTGTTCTTAGTTAAAATGTTGACAGTATCTAATTTTACTCTGGGTCACAGACTTAAATATTGATCATGACAAGGAGAAACCAACTGAACGATCCATACAACTTTATATGAATGGAaaagcctgtgtttgtgttgtgtgtaatTCTGTGACGAGGACACGGACAAACAAATTCGCTCTGACATTTGCTCTGACAAAAGTACAAATTGATCGGCTCACATATCAGACCTGCATCAAATCTGAGCAATGCATGAGGCTGAGAATATCTAGGCAGCTtagacagaaataaaaagaacCTGTGCCATATTGTCAGAAATCAGATTTTTGGTGTTTGTCCAACCTTATGTGCTCTTTTTATCTGCACCGATGATGGATGGGAACCAGCAGTGCAACACAGAGCCTTTGACAGCGTTgcacaactaaaaaaaataaaaaataaaataaaaaaaatggtgtcATTTGGCATTTCAGGTCTATTATCAGCGTGGTTATAAAACACCATTCAAGCCCAAGTTAACAAGCCAACACTTGTCACTGTAAACACCTCACAAATACAATGCATTACAGTATGAAACAATACATTAGAAGCCCCATGCTGTAGTAGCCTATTTTTTAAACCAGGACGGTTTCTAATTAGCACTTAGagtatgaaaaacaacacagaataaGCCGAGAAGTGATGTGTGGGCGAAATCAGAAGACAAAAGGGCTTAAAGGTGGTTCGGGAAACAGCGAAGGTGTCAGTCTGTAAAGTGTGTGCTCGCACAGAAGTATCCTTTCAAGGATATGGGGAGGCGGTCGGGTGAATGACTAACATAAGAGGGGAAAATTTGgtgctcattatttttttgctaGGAAATCATATTCCATGTTTATAGTTGTCTGGACactttgaatgtatttgaaaaAGTGTTACTGCATGTAAGATATGGACAAAACAACCTGTGATACAGTgttaaaagtttttaaaaagcagcCACCGACCCTGTCAGCCCAGACAAGCCCCTGCCCCAAAAAGTTTCATGTGGGAGACGCACCGGTGCATTAACACGGCGGCCCCCTGCCTCCCCCACAGCCGTTTACAGCtccaaacacagagcagagccgCCTCGTCACAGGGGCTTTTAATTGTTTctgtcgagtgtgtgtgttgttttttatttcattaattttgtcAGCACCTTTTCAGCTGAccttgttatttgtttttatgtgttatgtttttttttttttttttatgtcttctgGTTTGctatattgtattttgttttgtacagcACATTGGAGCCTGCATGAGCAAAggctttacaataagactatcCCTAAAAcgggtttatgaatggtgtgTAATTAGGTCGTACACACTTTTATTAAGTCATTGATTAACAGTTATAAACACTGGTGCAACTCACTATTTGGCGTGATCAAGTGAAGTAAACTAAGCAACTGGCAGGATCTGAGATTCAAGAGAACAGAtacagtgcagcagtaacttgatcttgccaaatagtgagcctgtaCCAATGTATGAAAATTGAGTTACAACTTACTTacaattgtttattaatgatagtgtttacaacctaatttgtaatttgtctttgtattttgtgttttataacttaattataaaccattcataaaccctttaTAAGGGTATTCTTATTGTAAACCATGAAGGTTTACTTTCTTATAAGCTTCAACACCTGGGGCAACTTTTCTTTATGCCAGAGTTTATATTTTATCACGAGTATGATGATTCAGAATACTTCTGCCtcttgtttatttgtattaattCACTTCAGCCATGTACTTTATATTCCTAAAGAGTAATTTAGAGCATGGTACCTGTTGGTTGGGAAAGATTAGCAAAAACTGATTCAACTATTTGGTGCCAGTGTGAAGTTCATATTAATGGGTGTGTGCATTTCCCAGAGGGCTCTGGGGCTTATTTTGTACTTGCAAACTTGTAGATGCAACTTTGGCTCACATAAACAGATTTATATATACATTAAGAACATAATAGTCACTTGATTTTGCACATTACAGCCATACATTTTACAACATaaatgctaaaacacaaaactatttttcaCTTCCCATAATATCTGGTGAGGTTCAGGCAAGTGCAGCAACACATTTGGATGTatgtaatgacattttattcatgtatttgtgtatttaaagtatattcatatttttacatagagcaaacataaaaaaggaaCAATTATACTGCAAAAGACAACCAAATGCTTTGATATAATGAGGTCTGAGGATATACTAGCAGCCCAGCATTCATCTTGAAAgagaaatgtcatatttttcacttgttattacaaaatctttttgtttaaaaaaatggatcTGAGGGCTGGTGTTGGCTTCAGTTTGCAAGTAGGCTGAAAATTTGGGAGAAATATGAGTTTATTTCTAACCCTGtaaacatcacaacacacacattttccaggTTAAATATGCCCAATAACATATTTTAACATAAGTGAGGCATTAATGTACAGACAGTTCTAATAACAAGAAaacctgcagattttttttccaagttgaaTGTCACATGTCTCCTGTTCTGTACTGCGTGTTTCCAAGTGCTACTGACGACACCACTTCTATTTGAATCTTGCAGAACTGCGCTTTGTTCTATGAATTTGTACTTTAAGTGCTTCTGGTTGTACTGTATTTAAGTCCAAGTGTCCAGAGGACTGAGTCATCGCGGGCTGAGTTAATGCAGGTTCAGCTGAAGTCTATGAGGCCACGGTGCACTCTGGACTCTGGGAATAGGATAATGAGTGATgagatataaaa belongs to Myripristis murdjan chromosome 14, fMyrMur1.1, whole genome shotgun sequence and includes:
- the cnih2 gene encoding protein cornichon homolog 2, whose protein sequence is MAFTFAAFCYMLTLVLCAALIFFVIWQIIAFDELRTDFKNPIDQSNPTRARERILNIERICNLLRRLVVPEYSIHGLFCLMFMCAGEWVTLGLNIPLLLYHLWRFFHRPRDGSEVMYDPVSVMNADILNYCQKESWCKLGFYLVSFFYYLYSMVYALVSF